In the genome of Sebastes fasciatus isolate fSebFas1 chromosome 23, fSebFas1.pri, whole genome shotgun sequence, the window TCTCTGTTTCCCCCATCAGTTCCCACTCATTCCCCCTTTAGTGTCTTGGTGTGGTCCATTGTGCTGTCTGGataaatagttttaaaatgtttaaacacGATTCCACCTTTAGCCGTCCCAAAACTGCTATTTTTCCAGgtgtaaaaagtcataaaattcaTAGCTTGTGATTAAAAAGTTTGTTTTAGATCAGCAGTTGCCAGACCCCATTTTTGGGCTTAGGGCCCAAACTACATAAAGATGGCTTTGTCAGATTGAGAATCCATGATTTATGTCAAGCAAGTGTAGGCTCAGTATTGTGTGAATTTAAGGACATTTGTGTTAAACATTAGTCTCTTATGTGGATagaagaaaaaacatatttaaagtcACCCAgagagctttttttcttttactttgttCATTATCATTTACCCTTTGGAACATGAAATCAGcagtgttaatgtgtgtttgtgcctgtgtgtgggtgtgtgtgcgtgtgttagtTTGCACATTGTAAGAAGCTGACTTCACACTGACCTGTATCTGTTGTCTCTGCGGATGGACAGGAAGAGCAGCACGCCAACACGTCGGCCAATTATGACGTTGAGCTCCTGCATCACCGAGACGCTCACCTGGAGTTCTTTAAAAGCGGTGAGTACTGAAAAGAAATGAATCAAAATGAGGCATTCGAGTAGTCTTTGAGGCAAAATCAAACTTTGCTCTATGTACTAAAATGAATACATTGTGCTCAAAGTAGCTTTCATTGTTTACATTATAATCACCGTGTTAGGAATCCAGTCTGCGGATTCTTTCTTGATGAATTTATGCATGCTTAATACTTTATATCATCAGGAATTAACAATTCATATGTCATCTTTGTGTCATGTAGGAGACTTGCATATGGCTGGCTCCAGCACTCGAGAAAATGGACTCAAAGAGACGATTACACTGAAATGGTGCACACCACGAACCAACAGCATAGGTGAGTATAAGTCTGCTGAAATTCttatttgtcatttattatttgatttgaaGGATTTTAATCTTTAAACATTATCCAGGGGAGAATTTTTCCCTCTTTTGGcattacattttcaaaaatgtttagttagtattttattttgaaatgctgAAGCCTGATTTAatagtatttatttgtgtttttttatttcccacCTCAGAACTGCATTACTGTACAGGAGCCTATCGCATCTCCCCCACAGACGTAAACAGTCGTCCCTCGTCATGTTTAACAAACTTTCTCCTCAACGGTAAGCTGgataaaccttcttttgtaatCTGTTATTTATCTAAGCGCTTTCACTTGGACATTTTCTTGTGACCACGCCAAGTTTCCACGCCCTGAATTGATCTGCAGACTAACCGTTTGGCTTGTTGGTCGACTGCTTCCCTTCTTGATCGGCCCACAGGTCGATCGGTGCTGCTGGAGCAGCCGAGGAAGTCGGGGTCGAAGGTCATCAGCCACATGCTCAGCAGCCACGGAGGCGAGATCTTCCTGCACGTGCTCAACAGCAACCGCTCCACCCTGGAGGACCCGCCCTCCATCAGCGAGGGCTGCGGAGGCCGAGTGACAGACTACCGCATCACTGTACGTTCGGCTCACGCCAGCTGTGTTGCAGTACACGTCAATAATCTTCAAAtaataactcttttttttttgtctgtttcagGACTTTGGTGAATTTATGAGGGAGAACCGGCTCACTCCTGTTTCAGAGTCTTCCCATGATCCTTCGGGGAAGCTACCAGTTGAGAGGGCCAAAGCTCAGCTGGAACGCTACACTCGATACTGGCCAATGATCATCTCCCAGACCACCATCTTCAACATGCAGGCGgtgagtgagcagcatgcagcGATACTTTAGTTCTTCTAGATTTCACTCTTGTTTACTTCTGTCAAAATGAAGTTTCCGTCACACTCCAAAATATTTGGCTTGTTTTTCCTGCACTTGTTTacccacatcatcatcatccttcatTCCTGTTTTCCTCCACTAGGTGGTTCCATTAGCTAACCTGATAGTGAAAGAGACTCTGTCAGAGGAGGACGTTCTGACCTGCCAGAAGACAGTTTACAACCTGGTAGACATGGAGAGGAAGAACGACCCACTCCCTATTTCTACCGTGGGATCCAGAGGCAAAGGCCCCAAGAGGTATTTATTCCACAGTCAACATCAAAAATCCATGAAGAGAAAACAGCAGAGTCACTAATGTGTCTGCGTTGTTGTCGTTATCCCCAGAGATGAGCAGTATCGTATAATGTGGAACGAGCTGGAGACATTAGTGAAAACTCACTCCGGAGCCACTGACAGACACCAGCGGGTGCTGGACTGCATCATCGCCTGCCGCAGCAAACCtcccgaggaggaggagaggaagaagagagggaggaagagggaggataGGGAAGACAGGACGGAGAAAAACGGCAGCAAGGAGACAGACGACAAAAGCTGGCAGGAGTCGGAGAGGTCAGTGGTGCtgggatgtaaaaaaaatgacctAAATTTAGTAGCAAAGAGAATCTTTACTGTGGCTTTTGGATGGGATGTGTCAATAAACTTTCTATTCTCTCATGccatattgtgtttttgtttttaacctgAAGACTGAAGGGTTTGGTGGATAAAGAAGAGCCAGAGTCTGAGGTGATCAAGGATTCCCCGGACTCTCCGGAGCCGCTCAACAAGAAGCCGCGCCTGTGCATTGAGGAGGTTCAGCCTCCGGAGAGAGCAAAAGGTAACAACCCTCATCATCATTTTTCTGCTTAGAATAGAAACCACCTcaaaaaataattgacaaacCGACAGAAAAGTGTCAGAGAAGCACTGATAATTATGAGGCTGTGCCAGTTAGAGCTTATTCCAGCTGATGACATCCCTCAGGCCCTACCGAGTATGTGTTTTTATCTGTGGTTTTGTCTCGCTGTTGCTTCAGGTCCTGTCTCGCTCCTCACGATGTGGAGCAATCGCATCACCGTAGCCAATTCGAGGAAGCACCAAGAGTTTGTCGGAAGAGTGAGCTCCGTCAACAACAAGTTTGAGTTGTACCAGCAGCTCAAAGACGAGAACGGGTACGTGTCACTTTATGGGCGTAACATTCCTCTCATATTGAATGTGTCCAAATTGCTTCCGATGTCTTAATCAGACTTGTAATTTTTCCCCTTTTGACAGTATGGACGTTCACGAAAACGGCAAGTCCTCCAGATGATGTTTCCACGGATCCATCGCTTCACCCCTGCCACGGATGAGATTTTTCGgaccacagtgtgtttttttcagaGTTGGGTGTCAACCTTATCCTCCCAAAAAACAAAGGACATCAAATAAAAATAGAACTCTTAACGAggaatttatacatttttttactcTTCATTTTGTAGATATGCTGTTCACATATTGTGTAACACAATAAAAGCTGTCAATAGAGAAATTTTGTGGTTGAATATGGAAGTGATGTTTTGTGTCATTAACTTAAAGTAGGATGAAAAAGCTctttatatatgaattacattGCATTTGAGTGGTAAAATAGTATTATTgctgttttgtttaaaaaatataagaaTAACTGTTCTTAAAATTGGAAAAATTGCAGAATGATTGACTAACTGGTGTACAATTACAGCAGTTTGTAATAACTTTACACATATAACTGCCATGATGgcatctgaaaacattttagaaactGAACTTAATGCAATAAATAGACTCATTTAATAGTTATGATCCTGAATGGGACTGGAACTCTAAGGTTTTGTTACAAACCATCTATTTTTCGATACTTGAAAAGTCATATTGTGGACGACGAGGCTGTAGCGCCTTGTCAACAGTTTTCCTTCCTTGCTCATGCGCTGATGGAACTCGCCCCTCATCGCCTTGTGAAAGGTTAATCCACAGTCTCAGCGGTGGTGGAGGTAGTTCAGGTTGGAATAGCGGAGGCCGCCTCGGTCTTATAGCTCTCAGATCCCTGCTTCGAACTGAGAGCACTCTGCTTGCAGGCCAAATGGCGACTGTTCTTGACCTCCAGCGACCTTTGCAGAAATGGAGAACTGCGGCGACGAGGAGGACGATCAGGATGAGAAGGCAGACGACGAGGAGGGCCGTGATCATGCCAGCCATCCGTTGATAGTGGGTGATCTGTTGTGAGGTGGCAGTGATAGCTGGAGGTGTGGAGACGCAGGTATTAGAGGGGAGACTGAGGGATGCGTTGGTGGCTAAACCTGGAGTAAGGGTAGTGTGGACAGCAGGGGTAGATCCATCAAATAAGGGAGTAGAATTAGTGGAGAAACAGTCTCGTCTGTAGCTCACGGGTCCAACTTTAGTGATGGGGAACTCTGGAAGCATTGCCTCTCTGAATGCAGGGCTGACTGATCCATCTGCAGATCTCATCGCCAGCCACATGCTCCGTATTTGATCAACACGGCACAGTGTAACTCTACTATGAGCCATCCCACACAAGCTGTAGTTGTACCAGGACACCACAGTGGACCCAGGCCTCATGGAAACAACGGAGAGGTGGCGGCTGCTAGAGCTGTTAAAGAAGCGAGACAGTTTTCTCAGCAGTAGTTCCACCCTGCGGCGGTGACGGAGAACAGAGTGAAGACTGCGTTGAGCCGTCAGGGTGAAGACGTGACAGGGGTCGACGGGGCTACGACGGAGATCCAGGGTCAGAGGCAGCCCGGTGCTCAGGCCTTGTCCGTCCCGGGCGGCCAGGAGGAGGTGCTGAGGAGCAAACTGCAGGTCCACCTCCAGAGGGACACCATGAAGCTCCAGACCGTCCAGTGCCAACCACGTACCAACGCTGAGAGGAGGCCCATCAATCAACCTGATCTCCAGAGAAAGAGCGTCTGCATCACCATCTTCTGGGTCTTGGAAGGTTTTAGGTGGGATTGAGAAGTGGAAGGGGAAGCCAACAGTGGCCATCAACACTGGAATAGACTGCAACACTTCGGGTCGGAGATTCATGGAGCCTGAAATATGAAATACaatgtttaaattatttattgcaCAGAAATATTAAGTAAACAttactgtaaacaaaaaacTTAGGGCTGtaaattaattcaaatatttaatcaccattaatcgcaaattaaatgcccattttttatctgtttaaaatgtaccttaaagggagatttgtcaagtatttaatactcttatcaacatgggagtgtgcaaatatgctcgccttatacaaatgtatgtatatatctattattagaaatcaattaacaacctcaaataatgacaaatattgtccagaaaggtactgcatttagcataaaagatatgctcaaatcataacaaactgcagcccaataggcaacaacagctgtcagtgtgtcagtgtgctgacttgactatgacttgccccaaactgcaagtgattatcataaagtgggcatgtctgtaaaggggagactcgtaggtacccatagaacacattttcattcacatatctagaggtcagaggtcaagggacccctttgaaaatggccatgccagtttttcctcgccaaaattttgcgtaagtttggagcgttagttCCATAAGTTCCTTGCTCAATGGTAATGGTACCCTTGATGGTACTTACTTGAGATAGAAGCTGAGGAAGGTGTTGGCTGGACTGAGCTCTCTCTTCTATATGAGGAAAAGCCTACAGCCTGTAGTGATGTTAATAATGCAGTTGACATCTCATAAAATCGACTCAAAGACGTGCTCAGAGTCTGCAGGGTGATTAACCCACTGCTGTCTGTAGCGGACGGTTGGCAGATTAACAAGGAGTTTTCTGAACTGACACAATTGCCACTGAAGGCAGATTGACTGATTTGTGAGAAGCCAGTGCCCTCTAGAGCAGGAAGAGTGTCTGAAATGTCCATTTGTAGAGTAGCTGTTAGGTGGTTTATTTCTGTAGTGGCAGACAGATGCATCATTGACACCAACAGCAAGGACGTGAATTCATTTGACTCAGCTTGTTCTCTTAAGACATCTTCTGAGGGAAGGGGATGCGTTGACAGATAATTCCTGGACGTCTGGGTCGAAAAGAATTGTCCGCTTGACTGTGATGGAAAAAAGGTCCAGTGCTCCTCATTTTGTGAATAACTGTCCAGAAAGTGCTCCACTGTGTTCTCAATGTAGGTACTTTTGATTTGTGGGGTACAACCATTTATGTAAACATGATCCAGCATCACAGATTGGCCACATGATGGAAACGAGGGATCAAGATCCTGCAGTTGATGAATGAAGGATGTAGTGTACTGCTCCTGAACAGTAGAGGGAGCAGTTGGATCAAAATGGTCCTCAGACACTGGTACTGGGCCTGCTGCTGTATTTAAATCCATGCTTGCTGTCATTCCAGTGACTAAGGACATGTGGTAAAACTCCCCAAACAGCAGTGTATGGAGTGTTTGTTGCACAGATGGCATGAATTGCTCATGAGCTGACTTGATAGATGGTTGTTCTTTAGAGGGCTTGATCATAGATAATGGGACTGAAAGGGTTTCAGTTAAAAGAAGGCTCATGTGAAGAGCCCAAGATGTTGGTTGTGGGGACATCAATGAAACGTCTGAGCTTAACGTCTGCATGAGTGTCGTTTGACCAAAACATAATTCTGTGCCTGATGTTGACTGTAAGTCTGTTACAGGTGGGCTTTCAAGATTATCTTGCAAAGAGGAGACGCCAATATCAGGAAGCAAGAATGTAAAGAATGTCTGCAACAGTGGTATCGTAGAAGATGAGGCTTTGGGAGACTCTACTGTAAATACAGGATTTATAATTTTGGGTGTCTCGGAGGGTAAAGCTGGTGTAAACGTCATCACTGAGGGCTCAAACAACGATGTTGAGAGAGAAGACTCCAATTCAGTTTGCCCAGACAGGGTCAGCTGACCCGTTATTGAGGTCGATGACGTGCTCTGAGTTGTTACATCTAGCAGAGACATTACATCCTGATTCAGAACTGAGAACAGATGTTGGATTGTTTCAGAGTGCTGAATCGTTGATAATCGCTCGGCCGTTAAGCATGAGTTTGGTGACACATCTGGAAACAGCTGAGTAGACGATATTTTGTTTGATGGTGGCGGTGACTGTATTGTCTTTAATGTGGGGACGTCATTATAATTCTCTGTTAGAGGTGGATGAGAAACAGATGGGAGAAGTGTTGGTTTGGCAGTGTGGTGGCCTTCAATAGGCCCTTGGTTACAGATAATGTGACCTATGAAAGAGAAAATGCAACAATTCAGTACAACGGAAAAACACAAGTTCCATCAATGCAATAAATGATcaaattaaactaaattaattaattcatccaGCCATCCTTTTTACTGATATGCTGTCACATTAGTTGGTTCCCTCAAcacaaaaagacaatattctAACTATTCATTGTATTCAATCATCAAACTTAAAGCTGctatactctttttttttttattaccaaTACTGAAAAGGGGTCGAtcatagtgatgaacccacgGAGAATTATCccccaactctgcagttccccgtctttcagttcagtgttttggttttaccACTGCAATGATGCGGTAATtatggtgtttaccagagatgtgctaaTAACTTTCTTGGAAATTAGTCATTcggcatgaaaaaagcataaaaaatgactaatcgactaaagaaatcttagtcaactaagaccaaaacgaccgattagtcgactaatcatcTAAGAGGGGGCAACCCTAGATTCAGCATCCCACTTGTATGTAGGTAGGCTATGTATGATACAGAAATGTCACTGACCAACAATCTATAGGGCATTTGTGCAGCATTCATGTGGTGTCGGAATAATCTGAAAAATTTGTTTCCGATCATATTTCACGGTTCACGGCTCAAATACTGGAAACAGCAATCAATGTGTTGTTTAAATGCTAAGTCTGTTGGGTCAGTGTACGCCGCTTCCTATGATTTGAGCAATAGCACCACCATAGCAGGCAGCGTGAGCAGTACCCTGCGATAACAGCGAGTGTGAAAGGTCTGGGATTCATGAGTACTAGGACACTAAAAAAAGTCGTGATTCGTTAGTTCATTTTTGGACACCACTACACAGTGAAGCATTAAGTTGCTTAGGAGCCACATAtttctctcaggagttggtggagaccaaaagaaagctaaaagggaaataaatatCGGACTTGTTGGTGACTGTTTGCTAACAAATTTGCTATAGCAACTTAAAAGTGTAATGTGCAGCTTGTGTCCAATATATaagttaatgcaggtttaaattagtttttcaatttatttcttTACGTGAACCTCAACATAACATACAACTCTAACATAGTCATTTGTTTTCCATGTCATGCGTGCTTCTCATATTTCCAGCACTACATATGTTCTATTCATTGAGCTCCATTCAGCTGTGGGCTCCTTTTCAAACAGGGTCAAGTCATTACAGAACATGACTTGAATGACTAAGCAGCCACAACAATCCCATATAGTCATATAGAAGTCAACAGGAGCAGACTTACCCATTGAGCCCTCTGTGGGTTGGCAGTCTGAGTCAGTGTGGCCGGCTCTATAAGATCCAGTCCACAGGGGGGTTTCCTTATGGTGGGGTCGGAGGGTCAGACGAGTGGGGAGCGATTTTCTCTCGACTACCTCATGTGTCAGCGTGGAAGTGACACTGTAAGAGGCTGGGGTCAGCAGCAGTGAGGGGGAAATACTGTGCAGTAGGCATGATGGTAACAATGTTGGGAGAGCGGTGTCAGCTGGAACTAAAGTCCTGACTGTTGATAAATGTTCAGGCAAAAAGGTTAAAGGATATAATCCTGTGGTTCTGAAATACTCAGAAATTCTTTGTGATGTGATTTCTGATACAGTCGCTTCAAGAAGAGGTTTTGTTTTTGAGGTAGACAGCCCAGCTTGCTCAATATGTTTCTGAGAAGTGTGAACTGAAAGCCAGTTTGGATGACTGCAGCCAAATTCTACACAGGTTGACGTGTGCAAAGTGGTGAAACATTTTTTACCGGTAAATACTTGACTCTCCAGGAGATCATTAACATCCTTGCTGTATGGGTACGTGCATGTTGTTTGCTTGATAGAGAAAGGAGAATTTGAGGAAATCTGCATGTTTTGCATGTGATTTGTCTTTAAAACAGCGATGGGCATCGCTGGATTTGATTGATACTCATTTGATTGATACTCAAAGGCTTCAGAAGTAAACTTGAAAGCCTTTTCAGGGGAATCTGGGAAAGTATTAACCTGTGAGCCAGAGACCTGAGGTAATAATTGTTTGTTGCCAGAGATGAGAGTATTTTCAGTTgaatcatctgtgtgtgttggctccAGCCTTGTTTCCACATTGTTCATATCCAACAAAATAGTCGACAAACTTGGTTGCATCTTGGTCAAAGGAGGAGAATATATGTGTGAATACTCAAGTTTCACATTCACAGTTCGAGGAGGAATAATCATATTTGGAGTAGGTGTAAATTTCAGTCTTTGCAAGTCTCTCTTAACTTTATGTCGGACCCCTCCAGGTGCACAAAGCACCCTCCATCCCAATACAGGAGCTTCCAGCAACTTGGCCAACCCTCCTGCCTTCACACTGTATTCCAGTACTGTGGCTAAATCAGACTGTCGTTCCTCTCCTTGACAACCAACAGGCCACAGAAGCTCAGCAACATCTCCCGAGGAATCTTGTTTCTCATTACCACCAGTCATTTTCTCAGCAAGACCACCTTGCCTACAAACTCTGAGCTTCTCTTGTTGTAGGAAGGAATTTCTTCTTGAAAATAGGTAGACAAAGCGCAGTGGCAGGCGCAGGTAGTCAGCCATGGCGCTGACCAAACGAACACGCTGGTCGGCATCAAGAGTCACAGGGTTCAGCTGTAGTAGAAGGTTAGCCCAGATGGTCATCTCCCCCTCAGAGCAGGACAAGGTATCCCTAttagacacagagagagagagtaaaatcAGATTTTCAATCTTTATAAAGGATATTGacattctgtatttttctttttgttaacaAGTGGAAAGTGTGCTCAAAACGTCTGCGAGAGAACCCTCAAGTACTTGACGATTTGACAGTCAGACAGCCCTAAACCCTCACGGACTTACAGGGAACGcgcctcaaagtctgtgagtctgtgagtgtggacattggTATTAGGCCATACATTTTTAGACACCAGCTTATATAGTCTTGGAGCCAGACAGGTGAGCTGAATCTCCCTAATGACCTGACCTCACCCACCAGGCTCATACAGGGAGAGGCCTGCTCAGAGAGGGTTGTCACAATGGAAACATTACaggataaatatttaatttggaAATTGTAAAATCAAGATAGATTTATGTGAGTTTAATTTGTGTGCTTAGTCAAATGTATTCATGTCAGTGTTCGTACCATTTGGTCATCATTAGGTTTACTCAGGTCTAGTTTGGTAtcatttttctt includes:
- the ints13 gene encoding integrator complex subunit 13; the encoded protein is MKMFSVFHKTVFVVDHCPYMAESSRQQVECDVLTKSRAQGVIPLAPVSKSLWTCAVECSMEYCRILYDVYPLHKLINYIVSDSEFHILNSWRQEDQSTHELMSALAAVGPPNPREDPECCSILHGLVAAVESLCKITELQHERRTSMMDTAERVANRGRIICLTNAKSDTHVRMLEDCIQETILEQNKLAAGSDRLMAIQQCDLVLIHIHPQGEDTLVSDRPKKDISPLLTSEVHSVRAGRHLATKLNILVQQHFDLASTTITNIPMKEEQHANTSANYDVELLHHRDAHLEFFKSGDLHMAGSSTRENGLKETITLKWCTPRTNSIELHYCTGAYRISPTDVNSRPSSCLTNFLLNGRSVLLEQPRKSGSKVISHMLSSHGGEIFLHVLNSNRSTLEDPPSISEGCGGRVTDYRITDFGEFMRENRLTPVSESSHDPSGKLPVERAKAQLERYTRYWPMIISQTTIFNMQAVVPLANLIVKETLSEEDVLTCQKTVYNLVDMERKNDPLPISTVGSRGKGPKRDEQYRIMWNELETLVKTHSGATDRHQRVLDCIIACRSKPPEEEERKKRGRKREDREDRTEKNGSKETDDKSWQESERLKGLVDKEEPESEVIKDSPDSPEPLNKKPRLCIEEVQPPERAKGPVSLLTMWSNRITVANSRKHQEFVGRVSSVNNKFELYQQLKDENGMDVHENGKSSR